Part of the Nostoc sp. ATCC 53789 genome, AGTACATCAATAAATTGGTTGCCTGTGTACCTAAAAGACTGAACATCAAATGATACTCCTACACGATGTGTACGAGCCTGCTGCATAACACTGTGGGGAAAGTAACCACAGTTGAAAACAATCTGAGGATGCTCTAGAGGCCCATAGTGTCCCCTCTCACCCGCTAAAAGTCGCTTAACAATAACTTCGCCGCTTTGTGACTCTGACGGCCAGGAGTCGCGCTCATCAAACACGAACCCATCGGTATAGTCCTGGTGCATCGCGGCATAAATCACCTGCTGCGGGTTTGGCGTTTTGGCAATAACCTCTACTCGAAATCGATGCATTAGTTTTTAGGAATGGATTTGTGACTGAAAGTGCTTATGCAGAAGAAGCGGAGCCTGTTCGTTAGACATGGCTTTGAACTCGATCCACTATCATATCTCTGCCTTGGACTTCTACTTGAGGAGATTAAGATACTTTACAAATATTAATAACTTTGTTACAGTTATTTACATAAAGAGAAAACAGGGAAAAATCCATGCGTACAAGCACTGCTATAATTGACGACCAAGGCAAACTGAACAACTTTGCGATCGAGCCAAAGGTTTATATAGACGAGCAAGGCGATCGCACTGGTTTCACTCCCTATGCAGAAATGCTCAACGGTC contains:
- a CDS encoding chlorophyll a/b-binding protein: MRTSTAIIDDQGKLNNFAIEPKVYIDEQGDRTGFTPYAEMLNGRLAMIGFVSLIALEVFTGHGIVGVLANL